The following proteins are co-located in the Vigna unguiculata cultivar IT97K-499-35 chromosome 9, ASM411807v1, whole genome shotgun sequence genome:
- the LOC114163454 gene encoding protein FAR1-RELATED SEQUENCE 5-like has product MKTLPTQRKQCPARITVVRREDKWMISSVVHEHNHDVSPSKSRLIRGNRKLNMQAKRTLDIKDETGVRIHKSFRSLVCDAGGFENLHFVERDTRNYIGQQRRPLGKEGDIQALLNHFSSMRELNKDFFFEIDVDADNRIINIFWADGRSRAACANFGDIVSFDTTYLTNKYDMPFAPFVGVKHHGQSILLGCGHLCAEDTCTFVWLFQSWLRCRENKAPQGIVTDQCKAMQNAIEIIFPNPLLHKHHFL; this is encoded by the coding sequence ATGAAGACACTACCCACACAAAGAAAACAATGTCCTGCGCGCATTACTGTGGTTAGAAGAGAAGATAAATGGATGATTAGCAGTGTGGTCCATGAACACAATCATGACGTAAGTCCTTCCAAGTCAAGACTAATTCGTGGGAATAGGAAGTTGAATATGCAAGCCAAAAGAACCCTTGACATAAAAGACGAAACGGGTGTGCGTATTCACAAGAGCTTTCGTTCTTTGGTGTGTGATGCAGGGGGGTTTGAGAACTTACATTTTGTCGAAAGAGACACAAGAAACTATATTGGTCAACAACGACGCCCTTTAGGGAAGGAAGGTGACATACAAGCTTTATTAAACCACTTTTCCAGTATGAGGGAGTTGAACAAAGACTTCTTTTTTGAAATTGATGTTGATGCAGATAATCgcattatcaatatattttgggCAGATGGAAGGAGTCGGGCTGCATGTGCAAATTTTGGTGACATTGTGTCCTTCGACACCACATACTTAACTAATAAGTATGATATGCCTTTTGCACCATTTGTAGGTGTTAAGCACCATGGTCAATCAATCTTATTAGGGTGTGGGCATCTATGTGCTGAAGACACTTGTACATTTGTGTGGCTATTTCAAAGTTGGTTGCGATGCAGGGAAAATAAAGCCCCACAAGGAATTGTCACTGATCAATGCAAGGCCATGCAAAATGCCATTGAAATTATCTTCCCCAACCCTCTTCTTCATAAACATCATTTCCTTTAG